One segment of Nostoc piscinale CENA21 DNA contains the following:
- a CDS encoding ribose-phosphate pyrophosphokinase codes for MNALRGSAVLSSAAFKVQPAATGLTDNHRLRLFSGSANIQLSQEVARYLGMDLGPMIRKRFADGELYVQIQESIRGCDVYLIQPSCQPVNDHLMELLIMIDACRRASARQVTAVLPYYGYARADRKTAGRESITAKLVANLITQAGADRVLAMDLHAAQIQGYFDIPFDHVYGSPVILDYLTSKQLHDLVVVSPDVGGVARARAFAKKLNDAPLAIIDKRRQAHNVAEVLNVIGDVKGKTAVLVDDMIDTGGTIAEGARLLREEGARQVYACATHAVFSPPAIERLSSGLFEEVIVTNTIPLPEDKRFPQLVVLSVANLLGETIWRIHEDTSVSSMFR; via the coding sequence ATGAATGCACTTCGAGGATCTGCTGTGCTCAGTTCTGCCGCTTTTAAGGTGCAGCCAGCTGCAACAGGACTAACCGACAACCATCGCCTGCGGCTATTTTCTGGCTCTGCCAATATACAATTGTCTCAAGAAGTCGCTCGTTACCTGGGGATGGACTTGGGGCCAATGATTCGCAAACGGTTTGCGGATGGAGAACTTTATGTTCAAATCCAAGAATCAATCCGGGGTTGTGATGTCTATTTAATCCAGCCATCTTGTCAACCAGTTAATGATCACTTAATGGAATTACTGATTATGATTGATGCCTGTCGTCGGGCTTCAGCCAGACAGGTAACAGCAGTTCTTCCATATTATGGTTACGCTCGCGCCGATCGCAAAACCGCAGGACGAGAGTCAATCACAGCCAAACTGGTTGCTAACCTGATTACCCAAGCAGGTGCAGATCGTGTCCTGGCAATGGATCTGCACGCCGCCCAAATTCAAGGTTACTTCGATATACCCTTTGATCATGTTTACGGTTCGCCAGTCATACTCGATTATCTGACCAGCAAACAACTGCATGATCTGGTAGTTGTTTCTCCTGATGTCGGTGGTGTAGCACGGGCGAGAGCATTTGCCAAAAAACTCAATGATGCTCCTCTTGCCATTATTGACAAACGCCGTCAAGCTCATAATGTAGCGGAAGTCTTGAACGTCATCGGCGATGTCAAAGGCAAAACAGCCGTGTTGGTAGACGATATGATTGACACAGGCGGCACCATTGCCGAAGGCGCGAGATTGCTGCGTGAAGAAGGAGCGCGTCAGGTATATGCCTGTGCTACTCATGCAGTTTTCTCCCCCCCAGCAATTGAACGGTTATCAAGCGGCTTGTTTGAAGAAGTCATCGTCACAAACACGATACCCCTCCCCGAAGACAAACGCTTTCCGCAATTAGTAGTGCTTTCCGTGGCAAATCTTTTAGGAGAAACCATCTGGCGGATTCACGAAGATACCTCTGTAAGTAGTATGTTCCGTTAG
- a CDS encoding Uma2 family endonuclease: MNSEKVTVQPWYTVTDEELMLMSSQNPELRFERNADGTLETMPPTGGISGNREAKAVAYLLAWVESQDLGEVFGPSTGFKLANTAVKSPDAAFVAKGRLPENWDQQEDAFINLAPDFVIEIRSKNDSLPKLKAKMAEYIANGVQLGWLIDRQNQQAFVYRRDGSITQYPATAILNGEDVVPGFTLALAKLL, encoded by the coding sequence ATGAACAGCGAAAAAGTAACAGTGCAGCCTTGGTACACTGTCACTGATGAAGAACTAATGCTGATGAGTTCGCAAAATCCAGAACTGCGGTTTGAACGTAACGCTGATGGAACTTTAGAAACTATGCCACCAACTGGGGGAATTTCGGGAAATAGAGAGGCGAAAGCGGTTGCTTATTTACTGGCTTGGGTAGAAAGTCAAGATTTAGGGGAAGTGTTTGGGCCAAGCACAGGTTTTAAATTAGCAAATACAGCTGTGAAATCACCTGATGCTGCTTTCGTTGCGAAAGGACGCTTACCGGAGAATTGGGATCAGCAAGAAGATGCGTTTATTAACCTAGCACCAGACTTTGTCATCGAAATTCGTTCTAAAAATGACAGCCTGCCAAAACTCAAAGCGAAGATGGCAGAATATATAGCCAATGGTGTGCAGTTAGGCTGGTTAATTGACCGGCAAAATCAGCAAGCTTTTGTTTATCGTCGTGATGGTTCCATTACCCAGTACCCAGCGACAGCAATTTTAAATGGTGAAGATGTTGTCCCAGGATTTACCCTAGCTTTGGCAAAATTATTGTGA
- the typA gene encoding translational GTPase TypA, giving the protein MTLPIRNVAIIAHVDHGKTTLVDALLRQSGIFREGEDVPDCVMDSNDLERERGITILAKNTAVRYKDTLINIIDTPGHADFGGEVERVLGMVDGCILIVDANEGPMPQTRFVLKKALEKGLRPIVVVNKIDRPQAEPHGAIDKVLDLFLELGADDDQCDFPYLFASGLSGYAKETLEEEPKDMQPLFDAILRHVPPPVGDATKPLQLQVTTLDYSEYLGRIVIGRIHNGTIRGGQQAALVTETGAIVKAKISKLLGFEGLKRVELEEASAGHIVAVAGFADANIGETITDPNEPQALPLIKVDEPTLQMTFWVNDSPFAGQEGKLVTSRQVRDRLFRELETNVALRVEETDSPDKFLVSGRGELHLGILIETMRREGYEFQVSQPQVIYREVNGQPCEPYELLVLDVPSDAVGSCIERLGQRKGEMQDMQPGVSNRTQLEFVIPARGLIGFRGEFMRMTRGEGIMNHSFLDYRPICGEIEARNKGVLIAFEEGVSTFYAMKNAEDRGSFFITPGTKVYKGMIVGEHNRPQDLDLNVCKTKQLTNHRAAGGDELVQLQAPIDMSLERALEYIGPDELVEVTPQSIRLRKMAKKLAKR; this is encoded by the coding sequence ATGACGCTCCCAATTCGTAACGTCGCCATTATCGCCCACGTAGACCACGGCAAAACCACCTTGGTTGATGCACTCCTGAGACAGTCCGGCATTTTCCGAGAAGGTGAAGACGTTCCGGATTGCGTTATGGACTCCAATGACCTAGAACGGGAACGTGGAATTACGATTCTGGCTAAGAATACAGCCGTTCGCTACAAAGATACACTCATCAATATTATTGATACTCCCGGACACGCTGACTTCGGTGGCGAAGTTGAACGGGTACTGGGTATGGTTGATGGTTGCATCCTGATTGTTGATGCTAACGAAGGCCCTATGCCACAAACACGTTTTGTGTTGAAAAAGGCATTGGAAAAAGGACTACGCCCAATTGTTGTAGTTAACAAAATCGATCGCCCCCAAGCAGAACCCCACGGTGCAATTGATAAAGTATTGGATCTGTTCTTGGAATTAGGCGCAGATGATGACCAGTGCGACTTCCCTTATCTATTCGCTTCTGGTTTATCTGGTTATGCAAAAGAAACCTTGGAAGAAGAACCCAAGGATATGCAGCCATTATTTGATGCTATCTTGCGTCACGTTCCACCACCAGTAGGCGATGCAACCAAGCCTCTGCAATTGCAAGTCACAACCCTAGATTATTCTGAATATCTGGGACGGATTGTGATTGGCAGAATCCACAACGGTACAATTCGTGGTGGTCAGCAAGCAGCGTTAGTTACAGAAACAGGCGCAATTGTTAAAGCAAAAATTAGCAAGTTGCTAGGTTTTGAAGGCTTGAAGCGGGTGGAATTAGAAGAAGCTTCCGCAGGACATATTGTGGCGGTTGCTGGTTTTGCTGATGCAAACATCGGGGAAACAATTACCGACCCCAACGAACCCCAAGCATTACCACTAATTAAAGTCGATGAACCCACCTTACAGATGACCTTCTGGGTGAACGATTCACCTTTTGCTGGTCAAGAAGGTAAGTTGGTAACATCAAGACAAGTACGCGATCGCCTGTTCCGCGAACTAGAAACCAACGTTGCATTACGTGTGGAAGAAACCGACTCTCCCGATAAATTCCTGGTTTCCGGTCGTGGTGAATTGCACTTGGGTATCTTAATCGAAACCATGCGCCGTGAAGGTTATGAGTTCCAAGTATCTCAGCCACAAGTAATTTACCGCGAAGTTAACGGTCAACCTTGCGAACCTTATGAATTGTTGGTGTTAGACGTTCCTTCTGATGCAGTTGGTAGCTGTATTGAACGTCTGGGACAACGCAAAGGCGAAATGCAAGATATGCAACCCGGTGTTAGCAACCGTACCCAACTGGAGTTCGTCATTCCCGCCCGTGGTTTGATTGGTTTCCGTGGTGAATTCATGCGGATGACCCGTGGTGAAGGCATCATGAACCACAGTTTCTTAGATTATCGTCCTATCTGTGGTGAAATTGAAGCCCGTAACAAAGGCGTGTTGATTGCTTTTGAAGAAGGCGTTTCCACCTTCTACGCTATGAAGAACGCCGAAGATAGAGGCTCATTCTTTATCACTCCTGGTACTAAAGTCTATAAGGGCATGATTGTCGGTGAACACAACCGTCCCCAAGACTTAGACCTGAATGTCTGCAAAACCAAGCAGCTAACCAACCACCGTGCTGCGGGTGGTGATGAACTAGTTCAATTGCAAGCACCAATCGACATGAGTTTAGAGCGTGCATTGGAGTACATCGGCCCCGATGAGTTGGTGGAAGTTACACCCCAATCTATTCGCCTACGGAAGATGGCGAAGAAATTAGCGAAACGGTAA
- a CDS encoding DUF29 domain-containing protein, whose amino-acid sequence MTITTNLKQLYETDDSVWLEETIKLLKQKQFDQLDVENLIEELISLGKRDLAKVKSLLRQIIIHILLLQYWQTEYERNYRHWLGEIKTFRYDLNNHLTTNLSNKLQDDLENIYQSAVDFVQVKTSLTIFPEKCPYTLAQLLDDNYLP is encoded by the coding sequence ATGACAATTACTACCAACTTAAAACAACTTTATGAAACAGATGATAGTGTATGGCTAGAAGAAACTATTAAATTATTAAAACAAAAACAGTTTGACCAACTAGATGTAGAAAATTTAATTGAGGAATTAATTAGCTTGGGCAAAAGAGATTTAGCCAAAGTCAAAAGTCTGTTACGGCAAATTATTATTCATATATTATTACTGCAATATTGGCAAACTGAATATGAGAGAAATTATCGTCATTGGCTTGGAGAAATTAAAACTTTTAGATATGACTTAAATAATCATCTAACAACTAATTTAAGTAATAAATTACAGGATGATTTAGAAAATATTTATCAAAGTGCAGTTGATTTTGTCCAAGTTAAAACTAGTTTAACGATTTTTCCCGAAAAATGCCCTTACACCCTTGCACAATTATTGGATGACAATTATTTGCCTTGA
- a CDS encoding Uma2 family endonuclease yields MLLELKRIYVPPGQRVLLQDVTWQELETIIEELGEHRAARIAYDQGILEIMAPLPEHEDNKEIISDLVKALLEELDIEFRCLGSTTFKNEFMAQGIEPDQCFYIKNEAAIRGKKRIDLTVDPPPDLALEIDITSRTHPDIYQALKVPELWRFEKGTLKINVLQDGNYVESKSSLSFPDLPLIELIPQYLEQSKILGRNATLKAFRSWIREYLSK; encoded by the coding sequence ATGTTGCTGGAGTTAAAACGTATCTATGTACCGCCAGGACAAAGGGTGTTATTGCAAGATGTCACTTGGCAAGAATTAGAAACAATTATTGAAGAGTTAGGCGAACATCGTGCAGCGCGAATTGCTTATGATCAGGGAATATTAGAAATTATGGCTCCATTGCCAGAACATGAAGACAATAAAGAAATTATCAGTGATTTAGTCAAAGCACTTTTAGAAGAGCTAGATATTGAATTTAGATGTCTGGGTTCTACTACCTTCAAAAATGAATTTATGGCTCAAGGTATAGAACCCGACCAATGTTTTTATATTAAAAATGAAGCTGCAATTCGTGGTAAAAAGCGGATAGATTTAACAGTTGATCCACCTCCTGACTTGGCTTTGGAAATTGATATTACTTCCCGTACCCATCCTGATATTTATCAGGCTTTAAAAGTGCCAGAGTTGTGGCGTTTTGAAAAAGGCACGTTGAAAATTAACGTTTTACAAGATGGGAATTATGTAGAGTCTAAATCAAGTTTAAGTTTTCCCGATTTACCATTGATTGAACTGATTCCTCAATATCTGGAACAAAGTAAAATCTTAGGTAGAAATGCAACACTGAAGGCGTTTCGGAGTTGGATAAGAGAATATTTATCTAAGTAG
- a CDS encoding esterase/lipase family protein has translation MPLPTVIVPGYLESAIAYLRLETSLTQLGFPTVTVPLRRRDWLPTVGGRPVTPILQKLDLTVKQILQQYQSQQVNLIGHSAGGWISRIYLGEKPYTPRNQTHPSVWNAHPFVASLITLGTPHISQEHWTRWNLDFVTNNYPGAFYQNVRYVCVAGKTIFGARRPGSWLAYSSYKLTCGQGNTWGDGITPIASAHLEGAENPIIEGVRHSPRSPGIWYGSPEALKIWVKYLL, from the coding sequence ATGCCCTTACCTACAGTTATTGTGCCTGGATATTTAGAAAGTGCGATCGCCTACCTCAGACTAGAAACATCCCTGACACAGTTGGGGTTTCCCACAGTTACAGTACCACTAAGACGGCGCGATTGGCTCCCGACTGTTGGCGGTAGGCCTGTGACACCAATTTTGCAAAAGCTTGACCTGACTGTTAAACAAATATTGCAGCAATATCAATCCCAGCAAGTCAACCTAATTGGACATTCAGCTGGCGGTTGGATTTCCCGGATTTATTTAGGAGAAAAACCTTACACTCCTCGCAATCAAACTCATCCATCCGTTTGGAATGCTCATCCTTTCGTCGCCTCCCTCATCACTTTAGGTACACCTCATATCAGCCAAGAACACTGGACACGTTGGAATTTAGACTTTGTAACTAACAACTATCCCGGCGCATTTTATCAAAATGTCCGTTATGTCTGTGTGGCTGGCAAAACTATTTTCGGCGCAAGGCGACCTGGTAGTTGGTTAGCTTATAGCAGTTACAAATTAACTTGCGGCCAAGGTAATACCTGGGGAGATGGTATCACCCCGATCGCATCTGCACATCTGGAAGGAGCCGAGAACCCGATTATAGAAGGCGTAAGACACTCACCCAGAAGTCCGGGAATTTGGTATGGCTCCCCCGAAGCACTAAAAATTTGGGTAAAATATTTGCTTTAG
- a CDS encoding cytochrome b N-terminal domain-containing protein has protein sequence MQSTQFERILRRLATILSVVILTLCLIYTTTGILLSFYYEPTAGGAYNSLKMINTQVPYGWLFYRTHEIAGNGLIAIALMQIVVMFLGRQFSQSWLVAWVSGILLTLSAIGLDWTAMLLDWTQEGYWRFSIELGTIEAIPLIGEQLRNILTGGGAINTLTVQHLYAIHSYLVAAATLILAVVHLLALVWQEQQTYTAETFNQLPETSLVES, from the coding sequence ATGCAAAGCACCCAGTTCGAGAGAATTTTGCGACGACTTGCAACGATATTATCAGTCGTAATTCTGACCCTGTGCTTGATTTATACCACAACTGGCATTTTGCTGTCTTTTTATTACGAACCAACAGCTGGTGGTGCTTATAATTCTTTGAAAATGATTAATACTCAAGTGCCTTATGGCTGGCTGTTTTACCGAACCCACGAAATCGCAGGTAACGGTTTAATAGCGATCGCCTTAATGCAGATTGTTGTCATGTTTTTAGGCAGACAATTTAGCCAGAGTTGGCTAGTTGCTTGGGTCAGTGGTATTTTACTTACATTGAGTGCGATCGGGCTGGATTGGACAGCCATGCTCCTCGATTGGACACAAGAAGGTTACTGGCGGTTCAGCATTGAATTGGGAACCATCGAAGCCATTCCCTTGATTGGAGAGCAATTGCGAAATATTTTGACTGGTGGTGGAGCGATTAACACTCTCACCGTTCAACATCTTTACGCCATCCACAGTTATCTAGTGGCGGCGGCTACCTTAATTTTGGCTGTGGTGCATTTACTGGCACTTGTGTGGCAAGAACAGCAAACTTATACAGCAGAAACTTTCAATCAACTGCCCGAAACTTCACTAGTAGAAAGTTGA
- a CDS encoding cation:proton antiporter, with translation MEASLEITLQMAIAVVAGISAQVIAAYLRVPSIVLLLFLGIILGSDGLGLLHPHLLGTGLEVIVSLATAIILFEGGLNLDLRELGRVSVSLQLLVTLGTLITLLGGSMAAHWLGEFPWNIAFLYASIVVVTGPTVVGPLLKQINVDRQVATLLEGEGVLIDPVGAILAFVVLDTIVNGDADPVNAIVGLLMRLGVGAAIGAVGGYLMSLVFKRASLLSFELKNLVVLAILWGLFSLAQTIRSESGVMTTVVAGAVFANSSVPEERLLRSFKGQLTILSVSVLFILLAADLSIASVFALGWGSVLTVLVLMFVVRPINILACTWNSNLNWRQKLFLSWVAPRGIVSASVASLFAILLTQHGINGGDAIKALVFLTIILTVVCQGLTAGGIAQLLQITSKDATGVVIVGCNPLSLLIARFFQEREESVVMIDTDPERCEKAAEQNIRVIASSALDTGVLEEAGLASMGTFLAMTSNGEVNFVLAQRAAEEFNPPRVLAVFPRDPQASNGGNQKTVNQAFVTELTIKAWNEYLNDGRVKLGTITLDAADFDSQQERIQEKIRTGVLLPLLLEREERLQVMPANHDWEIGDRIIYLLHDPRPNLLKRLSGASQSTPLAVEKLPELEEVALPTLAQLSTSEVSGS, from the coding sequence ATGGAAGCATCTCTTGAAATCACCTTACAAATGGCGATCGCTGTTGTAGCAGGTATTAGTGCCCAAGTGATAGCTGCATACTTGCGTGTACCTAGCATTGTGCTATTGCTCTTCTTGGGTATTATCCTTGGTTCTGATGGGTTGGGACTGCTGCACCCGCATCTGCTGGGTACAGGACTAGAAGTAATTGTGTCCTTAGCAACGGCAATCATCCTATTTGAAGGTGGACTGAATTTAGATTTACGAGAGTTAGGCAGAGTTTCAGTCAGCCTGCAATTACTCGTCACCCTAGGAACACTAATTACCCTCCTGGGCGGTAGTATGGCAGCCCATTGGCTGGGGGAATTTCCTTGGAATATTGCTTTTCTTTATGCTTCTATAGTTGTGGTTACGGGGCCAACTGTAGTTGGGCCACTGCTCAAACAAATTAATGTAGATCGGCAAGTCGCAACGCTACTAGAAGGAGAAGGGGTTTTAATTGACCCTGTAGGTGCGATTTTGGCATTCGTGGTCTTAGATACGATTGTCAATGGTGATGCTGACCCAGTGAATGCCATTGTGGGTTTATTGATGCGTTTGGGAGTAGGTGCAGCAATTGGGGCAGTTGGCGGCTACCTGATGAGTTTGGTTTTCAAACGTGCTAGTTTGCTGTCGTTTGAGTTGAAAAATCTGGTAGTTTTGGCAATCCTGTGGGGTCTATTTTCCCTAGCCCAGACAATTCGCAGTGAATCGGGTGTGATGACAACGGTAGTTGCAGGTGCGGTGTTTGCCAATTCTTCTGTACCAGAAGAACGTCTGTTACGTAGCTTTAAAGGTCAATTAACAATTCTCAGTGTTTCCGTACTGTTTATTTTGTTAGCGGCGGATTTATCGATCGCCAGTGTGTTTGCGCTAGGTTGGGGTAGTGTATTAACTGTTTTAGTACTGATGTTTGTGGTAAGGCCAATTAATATCCTGGCTTGTACTTGGAACAGTAACCTCAACTGGCGACAGAAATTATTTTTAAGCTGGGTGGCTCCGAGAGGCATTGTTTCGGCTTCTGTGGCTTCGTTATTTGCAATTTTACTAACACAGCATGGCATCAACGGTGGTGATGCGATTAAGGCTTTAGTATTTTTGACCATCATCTTGACTGTGGTTTGCCAGGGGTTAACGGCTGGCGGAATTGCCCAGTTATTACAAATCACCTCGAAAGATGCGACTGGAGTGGTAATTGTTGGCTGTAATCCTTTGAGTTTGTTAATTGCTCGCTTCTTTCAAGAACGAGAAGAGTCTGTGGTGATGATTGACACTGACCCGGAACGTTGTGAAAAAGCCGCCGAGCAGAATATTCGTGTGATTGCAAGTAGCGCACTAGATACGGGAGTTTTGGAAGAAGCTGGACTCGCTTCGATGGGGACTTTTTTGGCAATGACGAGTAACGGGGAGGTAAATTTCGTACTGGCGCAACGGGCTGCGGAAGAATTTAACCCTCCACGGGTGTTAGCTGTATTTCCACGTGATCCCCAGGCGAGTAATGGCGGAAATCAAAAAACGGTGAATCAAGCTTTTGTAACTGAACTAACAATTAAGGCTTGGAATGAGTACTTGAATGATGGACGTGTGAAGTTAGGGACAATCACTTTGGATGCAGCAGATTTTGACAGTCAACAAGAACGCATCCAAGAAAAAATTCGGACTGGGGTGTTGCTACCGCTGCTGTTAGAACGAGAAGAACGTCTCCAAGTTATGCCAGCTAATCACGACTGGGAAATAGGCGATCGCATTATCTATTTACTGCACGACCCCAGACCAAATTTGTTAAAACGCTTGTCTGGTGCAAGCCAATCTACACCATTGGCTGTAGAAAAGTTACCAGAATTAGAAGAAGTTGCTTTACCAACTTTGGCTCAACTTTCTACTAGTGAAGTTTCGGGCAGTTGA
- a CDS encoding SRPBCC family protein yields the protein MTEQHNLTAKLDFTAAIDDTSLEDNLAVDTANLPPVVVQIEKIAERQRQISAKIQIPHPVERIWQVLTDYEALVNFIPNLAKSRLLEHPNGGIRLEQVGSQRLLNFNFCARVVLDLEEHFPKEISFSMVEGDFKGFSGNWSLEPTSLDGITGTNLRYTIQVWPKLTMPVTIIERRLSKDLQLNLLAIYQRVEQLA from the coding sequence GTGACTGAACAACACAACCTGACAGCTAAACTTGATTTCACCGCCGCTATTGATGACACTAGTCTAGAAGACAATTTGGCTGTTGATACAGCTAATTTGCCCCCTGTAGTTGTCCAAATCGAGAAAATAGCGGAGCGACAACGACAAATTTCTGCCAAAATCCAGATTCCTCATCCTGTGGAACGTATATGGCAAGTATTGACAGATTACGAAGCTTTAGTGAACTTCATCCCTAATCTTGCTAAAAGTCGTTTACTAGAACATCCTAACGGTGGTATTCGACTGGAGCAAGTAGGCTCTCAGCGGTTACTGAATTTCAACTTTTGCGCCCGTGTGGTTTTAGACTTGGAAGAACATTTTCCCAAAGAAATTAGTTTTTCGATGGTTGAGGGAGATTTTAAAGGCTTTTCTGGTAATTGGAGCCTAGAACCTACTTCCCTAGATGGAATTACTGGAACTAACCTTCGCTACACCATCCAAGTCTGGCCCAAATTAACTATGCCAGTGACTATTATTGAACGTCGGCTGAGTAAGGATCTACAGCTAAATCTTTTAGCAATCTATCAGCGTGTCGAACAATTAGCATAA
- a CDS encoding GAF domain-containing sensor histidine kinase — translation MKKSLSLPPHCPDDLDRLQSYPLKLMQHQNEPTLQLVQKINHIIANNSATTLMLQEIARLLGNAFKVDCCCLVTVSASTAASESIAANWCSDEYLAMSHSSQLFSTEHLLMDSPVVQCAAEPFTIEDISTIQDSLVVGGQHLQLPIRSVLAIPTRFAGQINGVISLIKFQQYDWSESEKQLLNFVESACAIAFSQVGQINLIASQQQHLQKSEQHQSLIKQLTILSRSNLELNQMLQLAISSTAESLQADRGLLILLKYKDPLFRTQTKKQIPKAKATVAAEWNRNAPSCTTSKSDVEPQSFLISECSLCQRVFTDSGKVVVIEDYTDLQDMVTVASLFTVDLLPSLLLVPLENQGKVLGFIVLQQKTARSWQASELNLVEMVCAQMSNAIIQSQTLRQVQTLVDERTAKLQSSLELQAKLHEKTRQYVEQLRELNHLKDEFLSNMSDRLRYPLTNMQMSIKNLRLPGIQPERQARYMDILEQECTKEINLINDLLTLQKLESQQERPQFETIDLNTRVQALTTNLNSKLSAKALTINLDLPPDSLKIQTELEGFNRILQELFTNACTYSEPETVINVRVYHQVEQLSDQVIIKVTNTGRGISEEEATYIFDRFRRGKGGRWTPGTGLGLALVKSLVQHLNGAIAVESTPIPDSEQSQVCFTLTLPQFSDESEL, via the coding sequence ATGAAAAAAAGCTTATCATTGCCGCCACATTGTCCAGATGACCTAGACAGACTACAATCATACCCACTCAAGCTGATGCAGCATCAGAACGAACCAACTCTTCAGTTGGTACAAAAAATTAATCACATTATCGCCAATAATTCAGCAACGACATTGATGCTGCAAGAAATTGCCAGATTACTAGGCAATGCCTTCAAAGTCGATTGCTGTTGTTTAGTCACAGTATCTGCCAGTACAGCAGCCAGTGAATCAATTGCTGCCAATTGGTGTTCTGATGAGTATTTGGCAATGTCACATTCCAGTCAATTATTTTCCACAGAACATTTGTTAATGGACTCGCCTGTAGTTCAATGTGCGGCGGAACCCTTCACTATTGAGGATATTTCGACTATCCAAGATAGTCTGGTAGTAGGAGGACAACACCTCCAATTACCAATTAGATCAGTTTTGGCGATTCCGACTAGATTTGCCGGACAAATCAATGGTGTTATTAGCCTGATTAAATTCCAGCAATATGATTGGAGTGAGTCAGAAAAACAACTGTTAAATTTTGTTGAGTCGGCTTGTGCGATCGCTTTTTCTCAAGTCGGTCAAATCAACTTAATCGCTTCACAGCAACAGCATTTGCAAAAAAGCGAACAACATCAGAGCTTAATCAAACAATTAACTATCTTAAGTCGCAGCAATTTGGAGCTAAATCAAATGCTCCAGTTAGCAATTTCCTCAACCGCTGAATCTTTACAGGCAGACCGAGGGTTGCTGATCTTGCTGAAATATAAAGATCCTTTATTTAGAACTCAAACCAAAAAACAAATTCCCAAAGCCAAGGCCACTGTAGCTGCGGAGTGGAACCGGAATGCACCCAGTTGCACCACTAGTAAATCAGATGTTGAGCCGCAGTCATTTTTGATTTCTGAGTGTAGTTTGTGCCAACGTGTGTTTACAGACTCAGGCAAAGTAGTAGTCATTGAGGACTACACAGACCTGCAAGATATGGTGACGGTTGCTTCATTGTTTACAGTGGATCTCTTACCGTCTTTACTTTTAGTGCCATTAGAAAATCAAGGCAAAGTTCTAGGATTTATTGTCTTGCAACAAAAAACAGCCCGTAGTTGGCAAGCTTCAGAATTAAATCTGGTGGAAATGGTCTGCGCTCAAATGAGCAACGCCATTATTCAATCACAAACATTGCGGCAGGTACAGACTTTGGTAGATGAACGCACAGCCAAACTCCAAAGCAGCCTAGAACTGCAAGCAAAATTGCATGAAAAAACACGGCAATATGTTGAGCAGCTACGGGAACTCAATCATCTCAAAGATGAATTTTTGAGTAATATGAGCGATCGCTTAAGGTATCCACTGACAAATATGCAAATGTCCATTAAGAATTTGCGCTTGCCGGGAATTCAGCCAGAACGTCAAGCCAGATACATGGATATTTTGGAGCAAGAATGTACGAAAGAAATTAATTTAATTAACGATTTGTTGACACTCCAGAAATTAGAGTCTCAGCAAGAACGTCCGCAATTTGAAACCATAGATTTAAATACCAGAGTTCAAGCATTGACAACTAATCTGAACTCAAAACTATCAGCTAAAGCTTTAACTATAAATCTAGATTTACCCCCAGATTCCTTAAAAATACAGACTGAATTAGAAGGTTTTAACCGGATCTTGCAAGAATTATTCACGAATGCCTGTACATACTCGGAACCGGAAACGGTGATTAATGTGCGAGTATATCACCAAGTTGAACAATTAAGCGATCAAGTTATTATTAAAGTGACTAATACAGGACGGGGAATTTCTGAAGAAGAAGCCACCTACATCTTTGATCGGTTCCGTCGTGGTAAAGGTGGAAGATGGACTCCGGGAACGGGTTTAGGGCTTGCTTTAGTTAAATCTTTGGTACAGCATTTAAATGGAGCGATCGCCGTTGAAAGTACTCCCATCCCCGATTCTGAACAAAGCCAAGTTTGTTTTACTCTCACACTGCCACAATTTTCGGACGAAAGCGAATTATAA